In Arthrobacter sp. QXT-31, one genomic interval encodes:
- the pknB gene encoding Stk1 family PASTA domain-containing Ser/Thr kinase, which produces MTTPRTPSHREDNIPVTSQRVLNGRYELGDLIGRGGMADVHRGVDTRLGRTVAIKLLRPDLARDPQFQARFKREAQAVAALNHPSIVAIYDTGEHIVQGDAHDQVRVPYIVMEFVAGKTLRDLLRAGDITIDQAVEYTLGVLSALEYSHKAGIVHRDIKPANVMYCENSDMVKVMDFGIARAVADSAATMTQTQAVVGTAQYLSPEQARGEAVDARSDLYSAGCLLYETLTGRPPFVGESPVSVAYQHVREKPEPPSTFNPDISHALDSVLEKALQKNRADRFQDAAAFRRALRAAKNGIAVPALAPSEAPTDPNDIPEPHRTPPTEAFSVTGASFLDDAPAGRLRRTRDSGGGDDAVLPAEAAAVYETAEHDELPLGLPRERERSGLQKSRRRAWITTFVIFTLLVLAGGGLWFYNFLNQPPAAPARVAIPAVEELSESEALQTLYDAKLRPQIKRVQHDSIAKGTAIGTAPPAGSSLEPNSEVVLNISAGPSAVKIPETLPGRTEAAARDILRQAGLVGAPSTTMANSATVPAGLVITTKPAPGQQVAVGSTVEIVVSTGKVAMPELRGMTRAEAEAALKELGLVAVIQEVENSQVQPGKVTGQSDPLNSLVEQGKAITVTVAKAPAPEPTPTPTPTPTPSPSRGK; this is translated from the coding sequence GTGACCACGCCGCGAACTCCGTCACACCGGGAAGACAACATCCCGGTGACCAGTCAGCGCGTCCTGAACGGACGCTATGAACTCGGGGACCTCATCGGCCGCGGGGGCATGGCCGATGTGCATCGTGGCGTGGACACCCGGCTGGGCCGGACGGTCGCCATCAAGCTGCTCCGCCCGGACCTGGCGCGGGACCCCCAGTTCCAGGCCAGGTTCAAGCGCGAGGCCCAGGCCGTGGCAGCCCTGAACCATCCTTCGATCGTGGCCATCTACGACACCGGCGAACACATCGTGCAGGGCGACGCGCATGACCAGGTCCGCGTTCCCTACATAGTCATGGAGTTCGTGGCGGGCAAGACCCTCCGCGACCTGCTCAGGGCCGGTGACATCACCATCGACCAGGCCGTGGAGTACACGCTGGGTGTCCTGTCTGCCCTGGAGTACAGCCACAAGGCAGGGATCGTGCACCGGGACATCAAGCCGGCGAACGTGATGTACTGCGAGAACTCGGACATGGTCAAGGTCATGGACTTCGGCATTGCCCGTGCGGTTGCCGATTCCGCCGCGACGATGACCCAGACCCAGGCCGTGGTGGGCACCGCGCAGTACCTGTCACCTGAGCAGGCGCGCGGCGAAGCCGTGGATGCCCGCAGCGACCTGTACTCGGCAGGCTGCCTGCTGTACGAAACGCTGACCGGCCGCCCGCCCTTCGTGGGTGAAAGCCCCGTATCCGTGGCGTACCAGCACGTCCGCGAGAAGCCAGAACCTCCCAGCACTTTCAATCCGGACATCTCGCACGCGCTGGACAGCGTGCTGGAAAAGGCATTGCAGAAGAACCGTGCCGACCGTTTCCAGGACGCTGCCGCCTTCCGCCGCGCGCTGCGGGCCGCGAAGAACGGGATTGCCGTTCCGGCTCTGGCACCCAGCGAAGCGCCTACGGATCCCAATGACATCCCTGAGCCGCACCGCACACCGCCGACAGAGGCCTTTTCGGTGACCGGAGCCAGCTTCCTCGACGACGCTCCCGCCGGCCGTCTGCGCCGCACCCGGGACTCCGGTGGTGGTGATGATGCCGTGCTGCCGGCTGAGGCAGCAGCCGTGTACGAGACCGCCGAGCACGATGAGCTTCCGCTGGGGCTTCCCCGGGAACGGGAGCGGTCAGGGCTACAGAAGTCCCGCCGTCGTGCCTGGATCACGACGTTTGTGATCTTCACGCTCCTCGTGCTGGCCGGCGGCGGCCTGTGGTTCTACAACTTCCTCAACCAGCCTCCCGCCGCACCCGCGCGCGTCGCGATTCCCGCAGTGGAAGAGCTCTCCGAATCGGAAGCGCTGCAGACTCTTTACGATGCGAAGCTGCGGCCCCAGATCAAACGGGTGCAGCACGACTCGATCGCCAAGGGCACCGCCATTGGGACCGCCCCGCCGGCTGGATCGTCGCTGGAACCGAACTCGGAAGTGGTCCTGAACATCTCGGCGGGGCCGAGCGCCGTCAAGATCCCCGAGACGCTGCCGGGTCGGACGGAGGCGGCAGCCCGTGACATCCTGCGCCAGGCGGGACTGGTGGGCGCACCGTCAACCACCATGGCCAACAGCGCCACTGTTCCGGCGGGCCTGGTGATCACCACCAAGCCTGCACCCGGCCAGCAGGTGGCGGTGGGGAGCACCGTCGAGATCGTGGTTTCCACCGGCAAGGTGGCCATGCCGGAGCTGCGGGGCATGACCCGTGCAGAGGCCGAGGCTGCGCTCAAGGAACTCGGCCTGGTTGCCGTGATCCAGGAGGTGGAGAACTCCCAGGTGCAGCCCGGCAAGGTAACGGGCCAGAGTGACCCGCTCAACTCGCTCGTCGAACAGGGCAAGGCGATTACCGTGACAGTGGCCAAGGCGCCGGCTCCGGAGCCCACGCCGACGCCCACGCCGACACCGACACCGAGCCCCAGCAGGGGCAAGTAG
- the map gene encoding type I methionyl aminopeptidase — translation MIEILTPAELARAKETGALVAGILQSLKHRTTVGTNLLDIDRWTAAMIREAGAQSCYVDYEPSFGRGPFGHYICTAVNDAVLHGLPHDYRLADGDLLTLDLAVSKRGVAADSAISFIVGDSAAPESVAMIDATERALRAGIAAAGPGGRIGDISHAIGSVLSEAGYPINTQFGGHGIGSTMHQDPHVPNTGRPGRGYKLRPGLLLALEPWVMADTAELITDADGWTLRSATGCRTAHSEHTIAITDDGAEILTLPA, via the coding sequence ATGATCGAGATCCTGACCCCCGCCGAGCTGGCCCGGGCAAAAGAGACAGGCGCCCTGGTTGCTGGCATCCTGCAGTCGCTGAAGCACCGCACCACCGTGGGCACGAACCTCCTGGATATCGACCGGTGGACCGCGGCCATGATCCGCGAGGCCGGCGCCCAGTCCTGCTACGTCGACTACGAGCCATCCTTCGGACGCGGACCGTTCGGACACTACATCTGCACGGCCGTCAACGACGCCGTGCTCCACGGACTGCCGCACGACTACAGGCTTGCCGACGGCGACCTGCTGACACTCGACCTCGCAGTCTCCAAGCGCGGAGTAGCTGCGGACTCGGCCATCAGCTTTATCGTGGGCGACTCTGCGGCTCCGGAGAGCGTCGCGATGATCGACGCGACCGAACGCGCTTTAAGGGCAGGAATAGCGGCCGCCGGTCCCGGGGGCCGCATCGGCGACATTTCCCACGCCATCGGCTCCGTCCTCAGTGAGGCGGGGTACCCGATCAACACCCAGTTCGGCGGTCACGGCATCGGATCCACCATGCACCAGGACCCGCACGTGCCAAACACCGGACGGCCGGGCCGCGGGTACAAACTGCGCCCAGGGCTGTTGCTGGCACTCGAGCCGTGGGTCATGGCCGATACCGCCGAACTCATCACCGACGCCGACGGGTGGACGCTCCGAAGCGCCACCGGCTGCCGGACGGCACACAGCGAGCACACGATCGCCATCACTGACGACGGGGCCGAGATCCTCACGCTGCCAGCGTAG
- a CDS encoding aminodeoxychorismate/anthranilate synthase component II: MSTAKILVVDNYDSFVYTLVGYLQELGAETTVVRNDDVTLAEAIEMAETRDGILISPGPGSPSEAGVCIELIRWCGEQTKPMFGVCLGHQALAEAYGGTVTHAPELMHGKTSLVQHDGASVFAGLPSPVTATRYHSLAAVRETIPEILEVTAETASGVVMGLQHRSAPLCGVQFHPESVLTEGGYQMLGNWLESLGMKGAAERAAKLSPLIQH, from the coding sequence ATGAGCACAGCAAAGATCCTCGTCGTGGACAACTACGACAGCTTCGTCTACACCCTGGTGGGCTACCTCCAGGAGCTCGGCGCCGAGACAACAGTGGTCCGTAACGACGATGTGACCCTCGCGGAAGCGATCGAAATGGCGGAAACCCGCGACGGCATCCTGATCTCGCCCGGTCCGGGCTCGCCATCGGAAGCTGGAGTCTGCATCGAGCTGATCCGTTGGTGCGGAGAGCAGACGAAGCCGATGTTCGGCGTCTGCCTGGGGCACCAGGCCCTGGCCGAGGCGTACGGCGGAACAGTGACGCACGCCCCGGAGCTCATGCACGGCAAGACCTCGCTGGTCCAGCACGACGGCGCCAGCGTTTTTGCCGGCCTGCCCTCCCCCGTGACGGCCACGCGCTACCACTCCCTGGCCGCCGTCCGCGAAACGATCCCGGAGATCCTCGAGGTGACAGCGGAAACCGCCAGCGGCGTGGTCATGGGGCTGCAGCACCGCTCCGCGCCGCTGTGCGGCGTCCAGTTCCACCCCGAATCCGTGCTCACCGAGGGCGGCTACCAGATGCTGGGCAACTGGCTCGAGTCACTGGGCATGAAGGGTGCGGCCGAGCGCGCAGCCAAGCTGAGCCCTCTCATCCAGCACTAG
- a CDS encoding class E sortase has protein sequence MVVQEKVTATAKPSAGVVILRKAVQIFGELLITAGVVLLLFVAWQLWWTNVESDAKQSAAVKDFARELGGPVGPAPTAAATGGAPAAGPKDYGAPVVGEAPGHGGTLGIIYVPRFGENYTRPIVEGTSGDVLDTLGLGHYGNTAMPGAVGNFAVAGHRQTHGAVLDNIHTLVPGDKIYVQTRDGYYVYVFRNNRIVLPSDADVLLPVPNQPGVRPTERLLTMTSCNPRFGSEERIIAYSVLDHWQPASAGPPAEIAAQVARARGEG, from the coding sequence GTGGTAGTGCAGGAGAAGGTGACGGCCACCGCCAAGCCGTCCGCCGGCGTCGTAATCCTGCGGAAAGCCGTCCAGATCTTCGGCGAGCTTCTGATCACTGCCGGCGTAGTTCTGCTTTTGTTTGTCGCCTGGCAGCTCTGGTGGACCAATGTTGAGTCCGATGCCAAGCAGAGCGCCGCCGTTAAAGACTTCGCGCGCGAACTGGGCGGACCGGTGGGCCCGGCGCCCACGGCGGCTGCGACGGGCGGCGCGCCGGCTGCCGGACCGAAGGACTATGGAGCGCCTGTTGTGGGTGAGGCTCCCGGGCACGGCGGCACCCTCGGGATCATTTACGTCCCCCGGTTCGGGGAGAACTACACGCGGCCCATTGTTGAAGGCACCAGCGGCGACGTCCTGGACACCCTGGGCCTCGGCCATTACGGCAACACCGCCATGCCGGGCGCCGTGGGTAATTTCGCGGTGGCGGGCCACCGGCAGACGCATGGCGCAGTGCTGGACAATATCCACACGCTGGTGCCCGGGGACAAGATCTATGTCCAGACGCGGGACGGTTACTACGTCTACGTCTTCCGCAACAACCGGATTGTCCTGCCGAGCGACGCCGATGTTCTCCTGCCCGTGCCCAATCAGCCCGGAGTGCGCCCCACGGAAAGACTTCTCACCATGACCAGCTGCAATCCCCGCTTCGGCTCGGAGGAACGGATCATCGCCTATTCGGTGCTGGACCACTGGCAGCCGGCCTCGGCAGGCCCGCCCGCCGAGATTGCAGCCCAGGTGGCGCGCGCACGGGGGGAAGGCTAG
- a CDS encoding cell division protein CrgA gives MPESKPRKKTSRPAEPVSTQAYKPNPVWFKPVMFGLMIIGLLWIITFYISEGQLPVQAWESWNILAGFGIAIIGFLMTTRWRS, from the coding sequence GTGCCCGAGTCAAAGCCACGCAAGAAGACTTCCCGTCCGGCCGAGCCCGTTTCCACCCAGGCCTACAAGCCAAATCCCGTCTGGTTCAAGCCCGTCATGTTTGGCCTGATGATCATTGGTCTGCTGTGGATCATCACCTTCTACATCAGCGAGGGCCAGCTGCCCGTGCAGGCTTGGGAGTCCTGGAACATCCTGGCCGGGTTCGGCATTGCGATCATCGGGTTCCTGATGACCACGCGCTGGCGCTCCTGA